AATTATTGGGTCATACCTTTATCACCGTATTTAATTTTAAAAAGGATATTGTTTCGTGACCATAACAGTATGTCCAGCCTTGTTGCCAACATTCTGGGTAACAGTATCGTTGCTCTGGGAGAAAAATGAAAACATTATTTATATGTCTGTCCGCGATCGGCGATACTGTGATGGCTTTACCGGCTATTTGTGAATACATAAAAATAAATAATCTCAAAGATGTGCATATTTTAACCAGAAACAAAGAATGGGAACAAATATTTTTTTTGAATAAAGATTTTAAAGACTTGAATTATAAATTTTATTACACTACTACAAGCAAACTTTATCTGAACCTGCCGTTAATAAGTGTTCTTAGAAAAGAAAAATATAATGTTGCTATTTGTTTATACCCGCACAAAGGTATTGCCAGCGCGCTTTTTATGTTTTTGATTGGTGCGGGACAAAGAATCCAACATGCATACAGGTTTAAATTTTTTAACAATATAAATTGGTTCCTTACATCAAAAGTGGAATACCGGTATGAACATAATTTATTTAATAATGAGCGTTTATTAGAAATCACGCGGCAGTTGTCTTATAACTGTCTCGGTATAGAAAAACATGGCAAAAAATCGAATGAAATTAAAGAAAAAGTGATAGGAATTCACGCGGGTTGCGGTCAAAATCAATATTGGAGAAGATGGCCTGTTGAAAATTGGGCCAGACTGATCAATCTTATTTTGGAGAATACCGGATATAGTATCACAATGTTTTGGGGGCCGGATGAACTGGATCTTTTTTATAAATATTTTCGGCAGAAAGATAACAGGATAACGCATATTATTAATAGCAGTCTGACCGAAACTATTAATCTGATAGCCAATTGCGATTTTTTTATAAGTAACGATTCCGGTCTGGCGCATATCGCATCCTTGTTTGAGATAAAACAAGTCACAATTTTCGGCCCTGCCGATGAGCATATATCCGGACCGATTAACAAATATGGAAAAATAATCAGACCTTTCAATTCCAAACCGGATTATTTACATTATAAAAAATATAAACAACCCAAAAAGAATATCTTAAATGATTTGTCTGTACAGGATGTTTATTTTGTCTTTCTGGAAATGATTGACTATAAAACCGGCGAGTAGGTTTATTATGAAAAAAAATATTGTAATTAATTCGTTAATAATTCTGGCAGGACTTATTATATATATCTATATCAATATTTGCACCTATCACCCGACTATATTTCCCTGGGGGCAGGGAGCTGACAGTGATGAATATTGGTCATTATCGGAAAACCTGCTAAAACATCACAAATTATTGTATCCATCGGAATGGAATGTGAGCTCTTATCTGAATGCAAAAGGTAAAGCCTTACTCTCGGGAGGCCTGGACAGCAGCGGGTTTGTTTTCAATTTAAAGAGAACACCGTTGTATCCGTTGCTGCTTGGGTTTATGAGGCATTTCTGGAACCATGCAGGTGCGGCTTTTTTACTGAACTACTTCAGTTATGTAGGTATATGTATTTACTCATTACTTTTGGGGAAATTGATATTTAAAGAAAAAAAACTGTTATTTTATATTTATTTTACAGCTGTAGTCTTCAGCCCGATATATTTTGACTGGAATGGAGTCTTATCTGATGTTTTGGCTTCATTTTTTTTGGTCGGATTTACTTATCACCTATTATCCTATTATCAAAATGTAAAGTCAGATACAAAGAAATTTGCATCTTTTTTCCTTTCGCCTTTTTTATTAATAATATTTTTTGCCGTTTGCAGCTTCATGACCCGTCCGAACTTATTAATATTTGTTGTTCTTTTGTTATTATTTATACTAATCAAATTATATTTCAAAAAATACGAATGGAGAGTAGTTTTTCTGATCCTTATTTTTTTTATGATCAGCGTCTTTTTATGGTCTTACAGGAATTTCGGTTTATCAGGCAAATTTTCACCTACTGTTTTTGTCGGTTACAATATGCTGGCAAGCTACATAGACTCTGAAAATTCGCCAAACAGGTTAGTCAGACTAGTTAATAATGATATCAAGCCGGGCACCAAGTTTTATGAATGGAAAGATCGGGAGACGATTAAAAAGTATATTGCGGGGCGTCTGAACAGCGGGCGTACTTATTATCAGGCCATAGGTGATATGGATAAAAAAACCGGTGAGGTTACCATACAATTTCTTATAAACAACCCCTTAACCGGATTGAAAAAAATAATTATCAACAATATCTATTATTATGCCTGGACCTGTTATGATATTCCTTATTTATTAATAAATATTGCCAGCCCTAAACAACTGCTCTTGTTTGCTTCTCAGGGCAAACAGGCCATAATCACAAAATTAAGTGTACCAGGAAAGATTTGGCTTATGTCTCTGAATTTTGTTTCATATTCATATAAATTTTTAATTTTGCTCACAACATTTTTTTATTTTGTATTTTTTTTCATGCAAAAAAGATCGAAAATATTCAGATTTAGTAACGATATCTCCGTTTATACAGCCCTGTTTATCGCAGGGTTTATTACTGCGTTTGTCGACGGTGTTTGTGGAGGTATGCGTTTAAGAATGCCTTTTAACCCATTAAATATTTTATTCTTTATTCTTTTTTTCTATAATATTTATATCCTTTTACAAAGGAATAAAAATAAATCAGTCGCATGAATATTTTATTTATTTATTCAACCGATGACTCTGTCTCTTTGCTTAAACCCCTTAATTCATCCGAATATATTGCTTTCGGGATTTCATATATCTCTGCGGTCCTAAAAGCAAATAAATATAACACCGATATTCTGGTCTTAAGCAGTAATTACGGTAAGGCTTATGTAAAATTGCTTGAAGAAAAAATTAACAACAATAATCCTGAGTTGATATGTTTCACAGCAGTGTCTTCACAATATAGCTTTATTTCTCAGGTTGCTGACTATATCAAAAATATCCGACCTGATATTTTTTTAGTAATAGGCGGTGCCCACGCTTCTCTAGCACCGGACAATGTTATCACGGATAGTTTTAACGCTTTATGTATCGGCGAAGGTGAATTTCCCACATTGGAGCTTGCTCAAAAGATCAGGGACAAGGAGGAAATAACCGCTATTCCCAATCTCTGGATAAAAAAGACTGAAATCGTTGAAAAGAACAACTCCAGGCCGTTCATGCACGATCTGGACATATTACCTTTCCCGGACCGGGAATCATGGCAACCCTGGATCGATGAAAAAAATGAAGCCAGGATCGCTGTGCTTTTAGGTAGGGGATGTCCGTATTCCTGCACCTATTGCTCAAACCATGCGCTAAGAAAGTTAGCCACAGGCAAATATGTACGACTCCGAACTGTTAAAAATATAATTGAAGAAATAAAGCATCTGCTTGGGAAATATCCGGATCACCGCAGCTATTATC
The Candidatus Margulisiibacteriota bacterium genome window above contains:
- a CDS encoding glycosyltransferase family 9 protein is translated as MKTLFICLSAIGDTVMALPAICEYIKINNLKDVHILTRNKEWEQIFFLNKDFKDLNYKFYYTTTSKLYLNLPLISVLRKEKYNVAICLYPHKGIASALFMFLIGAGQRIQHAYRFKFFNNINWFLTSKVEYRYEHNLFNNERLLEITRQLSYNCLGIEKHGKKSNEIKEKVIGIHAGCGQNQYWRRWPVENWARLINLILENTGYSITMFWGPDELDLFYKYFRQKDNRITHIINSSLTETINLIANCDFFISNDSGLAHIASLFEIKQVTIFGPADEHISGPINKYGKIIRPFNSKPDYLHYKKYKQPKKNILNDLSVQDVYFVFLEMIDYKTGE
- a CDS encoding radical SAM protein, with protein sequence MNILFIYSTDDSVSLLKPLNSSEYIAFGISYISAVLKANKYNTDILVLSSNYGKAYVKLLEEKINNNNPELICFTAVSSQYSFISQVADYIKNIRPDIFLVIGGAHASLAPDNVITDSFNALCIGEGEFPTLELAQKIRDKEEITAIPNLWIKKTEIVEKNNSRPFMHDLDILPFPDRESWQPWIDEKNEARIAVLLGRGCPYSCTYCSNHALRKLATGKYVRLRTVKNIIEEIKHLLGKYPDHRSYYLEVETLTINKEWLFELCEQLHNLNSTLNNPIGFSANYRVSKNALDDAIFQALKKANFVSLNIGLESGSERVRREILDRSYTNDEFLQAVSLARKYGLKVNLYNLVGLPGETYNDYLETVKINRIARPDSVMTSIFFPYPGTKLYDRCIENGYLPNKINFSRERRRGVLEMPLFSRRKIMNAYVWFEYRIYKAYKPRWLLLLRVLQYKILSNSFTNKIYKFFTSLKFIKVFLKRIIQS